The Macrobrachium nipponense isolate FS-2020 chromosome 46, ASM1510439v2, whole genome shotgun sequence genome has a segment encoding these proteins:
- the LOC135215000 gene encoding uncharacterized protein LOC135215000: MMLLRFILLSTVLFSWSQATSAEEEEEPANFLLPSYPVTYSTGSILQKSGRDNFLVPEWLQNIPQESRVAKYRKRRFLNFPTGSSLIMRTALSIAVKGIPGIVSVDFGINMNVKLPNNSDINLGRSLDGAANDRRDFLGRMETFLSTFGIDGHECTLRTICEVAELPFDHGVFGEVINMILTATIGSSSHYENNEITDEYAEAEYHGREHGSCDSIYAGCPLSIANILSSAVPISP; the protein is encoded by the exons ATGATGCTACTACGATTCATTCTCTTGTCCACGGTCCTCTTCTCCTGGAGTCAAGCCACCtccgcggaggaggaggaggaaccagcGAACTTCCTCCTGCCGTCTTATCCTGTGACTTATTCGACTGGGAGCATCCTGCAAAAATCCGGGAGAGACAACTTCCTAGTTCCCGAATGGCTACAGAACATTCCCCAAGAAAGCAGGGTTGCCAAGTATCGCAAACGGCGATTCCTCAACTTCCCTACGGGATCGTCGCTTATC ATGAGAACTGCGCTGTCAATCGCCGTAAAGGGCATCCCCGGAATCGTTTCAGTGGACTTCGGCATCAACATGAACGTCAAGCTGCCGAACAACAGCGACATCAACCTCGGGAGGAGCCTCGACGGCGCCGCCAACGACAGGAGAGATTTCCTCGGAAGAATGGAAACGTTTTTGTccac ATTCGGAATTGACGGTCACGAGTGTACTTTGAGGACCATTTGCGAAGTGGCAGAGCTACCATTCGATCATGGAGTCTTTGGTGAAGTTATCAACATGATCCTAAC TGCGACCATAGGATCTTCGAGTCATTACGAAAATAACGAAATTACCGACGAATACGCCGAGGCCGAATACCACGGACGCGAACACGGTTCGTGCGACTCGATCTACGCCGGATGTCCGCTGTCCATCGCCAACATCTTGTCCAGCGCAGTGCCTATCTCGccctag
- the LOC135214999 gene encoding probable ATP-dependent RNA helicase DDX47 — translation MEEEVDSVTFKDLGIIEELCLACKQLGWKAPTAIQKEAIPIALKGKDIIGLAETGSGKTGAFGLPVLQALIERPQRLFALVLTPTRELAFQIKEQFDALGKAIGVACVVIVGGMDMNQQAMDLGKRPHIIVATPGRLVDHLEKTKGFTLKALKYLVMDEADRILNMDFEVEVDKILKVIPRDRCTMLFSATMTSKVNKLQRAHLKDPVKVEVSSKYQTVSKLKQHMIFIPCKHKHIYLVYILNEIGNQSVIIFCGTQQSTLKTALMLRNLGFTAIPLYGKMTQNKRLGALNKFKMKERSILLATDVASRGLDIPCVDYVINFDVPMHSKDYIHRVGRTARAGRAGQAITFVSQYEVEVYQRIEQLLGVTLDVYPTVKEEALVLEERVEEASRFAKMEMARLEEKSGKKGKRKRGNDEDDTEESFGVRKRIGKKKFKKKGGRNTK, via the exons gGTATTATTGAAGAATTATGCCTAGCCTGCAAGCAGTTAGGATGGAAGGCCCCAACAGCTATCCAAAAGGAAGCAATTCCAATTGCTCTGAAAG GGAAGGATATCATCGGGTTGGCTGAAACAGGTTCAGGAAAAACTGGTGCTTTTGGACTTCCAGTACTTCAAGCATTAATTGAGCGTCCCCAAAGACTGTTTGCTCTAGTTTTGACTCCGACACGTGAGCTAGCATTCCAAATTAAAGAGCAATTTGATGCCTTAG GCAAAGCTATTGGTGTTGCATGTGTAGTAATTGTTGGAGGTATGGACATGAATCAGCAGGCTATGGATTTAGGCAAACGACCTCACATCATAGTTGCTACTCCTGGTCGTCTTGTAGACCATTTGGAGAAGACAAAAGGCTTTACTTTAAAAGCTCTCAAGTATTTG GTAATGGATGAGGCTGATCGTATCTTGAATATGGATTTTGAGGTTGAGGTTGACAAGATATTGAAAGTTATTCCACGTGACCGTTGCACAATGCTCTTCTCAGCTACAATGACGAGCAAG gtAAATAAACTTCAACGAGCACATTTAAAAGATCCAGTGAAAGTGGAGGTATCTTCAAAATATCAAACAGTAAGCAAGCTGAAGCAGCATATGATCTTCATACCCTGTAAGCACaaa cacattTACTTAGTGTACATTTTGAATGAGATTGGAAACCAGTCTGTCATCATCTTTTGTGGTACTCAACAATCGACTCTGAAAACAGCTCTTATGCTGAGAAATCTAGGCTTTACAGCTATACCTTTGTATGGCAAAATGACTCAAAATAAACGACTTGGTGCACTaaacaaattcaaaatgaaagaaagatctATACTTTTAGCAACTGATGTTGCATCAAG GGGTCTAGATATACCTTGTGTAGATTATGTTATCAATTTTGATGTACCTATGCATAGCAAGGATTATATTCACCGTGTAGGTCGAACAGCAAGAGCTGGAAGGGCTGGTCAAGCCATAACATTTGTTTCTCAG TATGAAGTGGAGGTATACCAACGAATAGAGCAGCTCTTAGGAGTGACGTTAGATGTCTACCCTACGGTGAAAGAGGAAGCACTTGTTTTAGAAGAGAGAGTTGAGGAGGCTTCAAGATTTGCCAAAATG GAAATGGCTCGTTTAGAAGAAAAAAGTGgaaagaaagggaagagaaagcGTGGAAATGATGAGGATGACACAGAAGAAAGTTTTGGTGTTAGAAAACGCATTGGtaagaagaaattcaagaagaaagGTGGTAGGAATACCAAGTGA